From a single Vitis vinifera cultivar Pinot Noir 40024 chromosome 18, ASM3070453v1 genomic region:
- the LOC100247293 gene encoding F-box protein FBW2, with protein sequence MEEESDIRRWDELIPDALGLIFRNLSLREILTVIPRVCKSWDEAVKGPYCWQEIDIGEWSDQWPEHLDRMLEILIRRSCGSLRKLCVFGLQNDRLLSFIAEHAGSLQTLQLIRSEISDSLVEEIAGRFSTLTFLDVSCCNKMGSRALEAIGKNCKSLVGLCRNMHPLTTAGKLSQDEEAHAIATTMPKLKHLEMAYHLLSTKSVLEILSCCPELELLDLRGCWHVELNVKFLKEKFPKLRVLGPVVVDYCRYYEMNECDDYSDYDESSDGTWDDEGGLEELEVRFYEGFGEHPEYGWPTSP encoded by the exons ATGGAAGAGGAAAGTGATATTCGGCGCTGGGACGAGCTAATACCCGATGCTTTGGGTCTAATCTTTAGAAATCTTTCACTCCGGGAAATACTGACTGTGATTCCCAGGGTCTGCAAATCATGGGACGAAGCAGTGAAAGGGCCTTATTGCTGGCAAGAGATAGACATTGGAGAATGGAGTGACCAATGGCCGGAGCACCTTGATCGCATGCTTGAAATACTAATCAGAAGAAGCTGCGGTTCCCTCCGCAAGCTCTGCGTTTTCGGTCTCCAAAACGACAGGCTTCTCTCTTTCATTGCAGAACA TGCTGGTTCTCTTCAGACCCTGCAACTGATAAGAAGCGAAATAAGTGATTCTCTAGTGGAAGAGATTGCTGGAAGGTTTTCAACACTCACTTTCTTGGATGTGAGTTGCTGCAATAAAATGGGCAGCCGAGCTCTTGAGGCCATTGGAAAGAACTGCAAATCGCTTGTGGGGCTGTGCCGGAACATGCACCCACTAACTACTGCAGGCAAGCTCTCGCAGGATGAGGAGGCTCACGCCATTGCCACCACAATGCCCAAGCTCAAGCACCTTGAGATGGCTTACCATCTTCTCAGCACAAAAAGTGTTCTTGAGATCCTCTCGTGCTGTCCCGAGCTTGAGCTTTTGGATTTGAGAGGGTGTTGGCATGTGGAACTTAACGTGAAGTTCCTCAAAGAGAAGTTCCCAAAATTGAGGGTCTTGGGGCCTGTTGTTGTGGACTACTGTCGGTATTATGAAATGAATGAATGTGACGATTACTCGGACTATGATGAGAGTTCAGATGGAACATGGGATGATGAGGGCGGGCTGGAAGAGCTAGAGGTGCGATTCTATGAAGGATTTGGCGAGCATCCAGAGTATGGTTGGCCTACATCTCCTTAA